Proteins from a genomic interval of Trichocoleus desertorum ATA4-8-CV12:
- a CDS encoding pentapeptide repeat-containing protein, with protein sequence MSSNPNSSEPHSPTPAPEPGLSASTHVAHNSNGASNNQPFQENLVANQSLAALSTSSLPQSRQSPVRSTRLSKWSSDTSSATTAATPIMILTAIAIMLVGFALNNAWFGWAGALVALLLSLQVVWPALQPAIAELLPPGERSVFVGVVGLLAACLGLYRLSGLSQRLDAWASQLNWDAIGALGEVFGALGQILIAVLAVYIAWRQYVISKDLTIQQNLITQQQTIDTYFQGISDLVLDEQGLLEDWPQERAIAEGRTAAIFSSVDAGGKAKIIRFLSRAKLLTPLRRDRRLGRAILDGSGGYEEDRIHGVRVIDLGVMLAGANLNGTDLRWTDLSEANLVRANLNDCDLVKANLARAILYEAKLQGTELEGTRLYYGSLETATPRSRTEPPDYRTGLHTGAVVESADLTGAKLSEEQRCYCCAWGGSKTRNTIMGGCEGIPNRLGR encoded by the coding sequence ATGTCCAGTAATCCCAATTCATCTGAGCCTCATTCACCAACCCCTGCGCCAGAACCAGGTTTATCGGCTTCTACCCACGTGGCCCATAACTCCAACGGAGCGTCAAACAACCAGCCGTTCCAGGAAAATTTAGTTGCGAACCAGTCGTTAGCAGCTCTGAGTACCAGCTCCTTACCTCAGTCTCGCCAGTCCCCGGTACGCTCTACTCGGCTTTCAAAGTGGAGTTCAGATACCTCATCAGCGACGACTGCTGCAACACCGATCATGATCTTGACGGCGATCGCGATCATGCTGGTCGGGTTCGCGCTCAATAATGCTTGGTTTGGGTGGGCAGGGGCTTTAGTCGCTTTGCTACTATCCTTGCAAGTTGTATGGCCCGCTTTGCAGCCTGCGATCGCGGAACTGTTGCCACCGGGAGAGCGCTCAGTTTTTGTTGGCGTGGTGGGACTGCTTGCCGCTTGCCTAGGCTTGTACCGCCTCAGTGGGCTCAGCCAGCGTTTAGATGCCTGGGCTAGTCAGTTAAATTGGGACGCGATTGGAGCCTTAGGTGAAGTTTTCGGGGCGCTCGGCCAGATTTTGATTGCAGTTTTAGCCGTCTATATTGCTTGGCGGCAATACGTGATCTCGAAAGATTTAACGATTCAGCAGAACCTTATTACTCAACAACAAACGATTGACACTTACTTCCAGGGCATTTCGGATTTGGTGTTGGATGAGCAAGGCTTGCTAGAAGACTGGCCGCAGGAACGCGCGATCGCCGAAGGTCGTACAGCAGCCATTTTTAGCAGTGTTGATGCGGGTGGCAAGGCCAAAATTATTCGTTTTCTCTCACGCGCCAAACTGCTGACTCCCCTCAGACGCGATCGCCGCCTAGGACGAGCCATTCTAGATGGTTCGGGTGGCTACGAAGAAGACCGAATTCATGGAGTTCGAGTCATTGATTTGGGCGTCATGTTAGCTGGGGCCAACTTGAATGGCACTGATTTGCGCTGGACTGACTTAAGTGAAGCCAACTTAGTTCGGGCTAATCTTAATGACTGTGACTTGGTGAAAGCTAACCTAGCGCGGGCAATTTTGTATGAAGCCAAGCTGCAAGGGACTGAGCTGGAGGGAACACGCCTCTACTATGGCAGCCTTGAGACCGCTACTCCCCGTAGCCGCACAGAGCCGCCCGATTATCGCACTGGTCTCCATACCGGAGCGGTCGTAGAAAGCGCGGATTTGACGGGGGCGAAGCTATCTGAAGAACAACGCTGCTATTGCTGTGCTTGGGGCGGTTCCAAAACTAGAAACACAATTATGGGTGGTTGCGAGGGCATTCCTAATCGCTTGGGTCGCTAG
- a CDS encoding porin family protein translates to MKCLKRLSQGKSWAGRAKAIALGSTVALGMVCFTPSAASAQAAYGSYVGIGPAIGLTDGSINEDSENALVIAARYKLLKLPISLRAQALILNDNTAIVPTVSYDIPLNWQADAYIGAGYSFSEGDSTSPLGNQDAFAIQPGIDYALPNSKLVVFGNAIIAFDAYRETGGTAVSVQGGVGMRF, encoded by the coding sequence ATGAAGTGTCTGAAGCGCCTGTCGCAAGGCAAAAGTTGGGCTGGGAGAGCTAAGGCGATCGCGCTGGGAAGCACCGTAGCACTAGGGATGGTATGTTTCACCCCATCAGCAGCATCCGCGCAGGCTGCCTATGGTAGTTACGTTGGCATTGGTCCCGCCATTGGTCTCACAGATGGCTCCATCAACGAAGATAGCGAAAATGCTTTAGTCATTGCCGCTCGCTACAAACTGCTGAAGCTGCCCATTTCACTGAGAGCCCAAGCCCTGATTCTGAACGATAATACGGCGATCGTACCAACGGTGTCTTACGATATCCCACTGAATTGGCAAGCAGATGCTTATATTGGGGCGGGATACTCCTTCTCAGAGGGGGATTCTACTTCGCCTTTGGGGAATCAAGATGCCTTCGCCATTCAACCAGGCATTGACTACGCTCTACCCAACAGCAAACTCGTAGTTTTTGGAAATGCCATCATTGCCTTTGATGCCTACCGTGAGACTGGAGGCACAGCGGTATCAGTGCAAGGTGGGGTGGGCATGAGATTTTAA
- a CDS encoding pentapeptide repeat-containing protein → MASPTVRRSTNRSQSTLTSWRFKRLPLLPRRCGAWMIEVSLIVASAWVPFSLGEYAKLHSSSEPVPLNPFVAKAESAIAQTLAIPVGDRNRTVPPLTNLLWSGAVVAPFVVAGLNLYSLAKTGKTQPKRWFAVKVVTATGAPPGFLRAVMREGVGRWGLPLGIAYTIWRYSGAFPDLSILLGLASFLVLGENFSARFNSRRRAWHDRLTGTTVIDAAQPTPFYSDRVQVLRRDSQGWSEQSSHWSEEDAAIAAIVLTPEKGWRGQGLWYWMRQHPGMTLLIVSLSSVGLVLGTFVGTQVYVQSQANRREFKQQDNQVFLALVSKLTPNSVGAPDERQGAILALGTVNDSRAVPLLVDLLGQEDKPALIDAIQQALVSSGPDALPYLQRLNQALKNDLESLRHGNNEREYRLLALRRRATQRAIAKLLTIYSGQVHAADLSRVDLGRVDKGAAQFTLVLDRIDLSGTQLKNAILAGASLQGSRFYGAGEDERWGTFDDWISDLSGAELKDTNLTGAFLGHTLMDRTNLTRAILNKADLSHARMSKANLSSAKLVAANFHQAVLDSASLTGADLGNADFSQANLQSARLGQASATATKFQLANLVRSEWQGADLTGADFSQARLQHADLSSTQLAEANFRNAQLQNVSFRNADLRQADLRGANVAGADFQGATLAASPPKSSSQFIQLAPSTSQPSRLKGVNFADAQNLSPTQITYICAQGGRHPQCR, encoded by the coding sequence ATGGCGAGCCCAACAGTCAGGAGAAGCACTAATCGCTCTCAATCAACGCTAACCAGTTGGCGCTTCAAACGTCTGCCTCTGCTACCTCGACGATGTGGAGCCTGGATGATTGAGGTGTCTTTGATTGTGGCGAGTGCTTGGGTGCCCTTTAGCTTGGGGGAGTATGCCAAGTTGCACTCCTCCAGTGAACCTGTGCCCTTGAACCCATTTGTCGCCAAAGCTGAGTCCGCGATCGCCCAAACCTTAGCAATCCCAGTGGGGGATCGTAACCGGACGGTGCCTCCCCTCACGAACCTACTATGGTCTGGGGCGGTCGTAGCTCCATTTGTAGTAGCAGGACTCAACCTGTACTCACTCGCTAAAACTGGTAAAACTCAACCAAAACGCTGGTTTGCGGTCAAGGTAGTAACAGCGACAGGAGCACCCCCAGGCTTTTTGAGAGCAGTCATGCGAGAAGGAGTAGGTCGGTGGGGGTTGCCTCTGGGGATCGCCTACACGATCTGGCGCTACAGTGGTGCCTTCCCCGACCTCAGCATTTTGTTGGGGCTGGCTAGTTTTCTGGTACTTGGTGAAAACTTCAGTGCCCGGTTCAACTCTCGGCGTCGCGCTTGGCACGATCGCTTAACTGGCACGACTGTAATCGATGCAGCCCAACCCACCCCCTTCTACAGCGATCGCGTTCAAGTTTTGCGGCGCGACAGCCAGGGCTGGTCAGAGCAGTCATCTCACTGGAGCGAGGAAGATGCTGCGATCGCTGCCATTGTACTAACACCGGAAAAAGGCTGGCGGGGGCAAGGTCTGTGGTACTGGATGCGCCAACACCCCGGCATGACATTGTTGATTGTGTCGCTCTCCAGCGTGGGTTTGGTACTAGGTACCTTTGTCGGGACTCAGGTCTATGTGCAAAGCCAAGCCAATCGTCGGGAGTTTAAGCAGCAAGATAATCAAGTTTTTTTAGCGTTGGTGAGTAAGCTTACGCCTAACTCAGTGGGTGCACCGGATGAACGGCAAGGCGCGATTTTGGCACTGGGTACCGTGAATGACTCACGCGCAGTTCCCCTCTTAGTAGATTTGCTGGGGCAGGAAGACAAACCCGCCCTGATCGACGCAATTCAGCAAGCTCTAGTCAGTAGTGGCCCAGACGCTTTGCCCTATCTACAACGGCTCAATCAAGCCTTGAAGAACGATTTGGAATCGCTGCGACATGGCAATAACGAAAGAGAGTACAGATTATTAGCCTTGAGACGTCGGGCTACCCAACGAGCGATCGCTAAACTTCTCACCATCTACAGCGGTCAAGTGCATGCTGCCGACTTAAGTCGAGTAGATTTAGGTCGTGTAGATAAAGGAGCCGCCCAGTTTACGCTGGTTTTGGACCGCATCGATCTCTCAGGGACCCAACTAAAAAACGCGATTCTCGCCGGGGCAAGCCTACAAGGAAGCCGCTTTTATGGAGCTGGAGAAGACGAGCGTTGGGGGACTTTCGACGACTGGATCTCTGACTTGAGTGGTGCGGAACTCAAAGACACCAACTTAACAGGCGCTTTTCTAGGTCATACTTTGATGGATCGCACAAATCTAACTCGTGCCATTCTCAACAAGGCCGATTTGTCCCATGCTCGCATGTCTAAAGCGAATCTTAGTAGTGCCAAGCTGGTTGCCGCCAACTTCCACCAAGCTGTTTTAGATAGTGCTAGCCTCACAGGTGCCGACTTAGGTAATGCTGACTTTTCTCAGGCCAACTTGCAATCTGCCCGGTTGGGGCAAGCCAGTGCTACAGCCACAAAGTTTCAGTTGGCTAACTTAGTACGCTCCGAGTGGCAGGGAGCTGACTTGACGGGAGCTGACTTCAGCCAAGCTAGGCTCCAGCATGCTGATCTGAGCTCTACACAACTAGCAGAAGCTAACTTCAGAAATGCTCAGCTCCAAAACGTGAGTTTCCGGAATGCGGATCTCAGACAGGCAGACTTACGCGGAGCCAATGTGGCTGGGGCGGACTTTCAAGGCGCAACCTTAGCTGCCTCGCCGCCAAAGTCATCAAGCCAGTTTATTCAGTTAGCTCCTAGTACCTCCCAACCGAGCAGGCTGAAAGGGGTCAATTTTGCCGATGCTCAAAACTTGAGCCCTACTCAAATCACCTATATTTGCGCTCAAGGCGGTCGCCATCCTCAATGTCGCTAA